In a single window of the Helicobacter felis ATCC 49179 genome:
- the nusA gene encoding transcription termination factor NusA: MEKILDIVELIAYEKGLSLEMVKEVVKNSILKVAKNTIDPQANFMIDDSNKDFTLLHVVEVCADDDPRLVADPTNTLALTEVLKDDPSLKPNDLLHYEISLKDMKRGAVNALFKDLEFNIQRSLEDQYFQKYKGMLNTIVRGVVLDIDKNQNTFVEIEGVQAVLALRNRIKGESFKVGDTLRAILKSVHFSKQGLVLELSRTTPKFLEALLHLEVPEIADKEIEIMGIARIPGDRAKLALRSHNVHIDPIGATVGVKGIRINAISKELCNESIDCVHYNEVPEIYIANALSPANIVKIELSQKTLEDKIQKNALVTLQADQKSKAIGKSGVNVRLACMLTGYEIDFNVLAEEESPKKSGLSMLESLFKTPPTPPQS; this comes from the coding sequence ATGGAAAAAATCTTAGACATTGTAGAGTTGATTGCCTATGAAAAGGGCTTGAGTTTAGAAATGGTTAAAGAGGTGGTGAAAAATAGCATTCTCAAAGTCGCCAAAAACACCATTGACCCGCAAGCAAATTTTATGATTGATGATAGCAATAAGGATTTTACTCTCTTGCATGTGGTGGAAGTGTGTGCTGATGACGATCCTAGGCTTGTCGCAGACCCCACTAATACACTTGCCTTGACAGAAGTCCTCAAAGACGACCCTTCTTTAAAACCTAATGATTTACTACATTATGAAATTAGCTTAAAGGACATGAAACGCGGAGCGGTCAACGCCCTTTTTAAGGACTTGGAGTTTAACATCCAAAGAAGCCTAGAAGATCAATACTTCCAAAAATACAAAGGCATGCTCAATACCATTGTGAGGGGAGTTGTTTTAGATATAGACAAAAATCAAAACACCTTTGTAGAGATTGAAGGCGTGCAGGCAGTGTTGGCTTTGCGTAATCGCATTAAGGGGGAGAGTTTTAAGGTGGGGGACACTCTGCGCGCTATTCTTAAAAGCGTGCACTTCAGCAAACAGGGTCTAGTTTTGGAACTCTCAAGAACTACGCCAAAATTCTTAGAAGCCCTTTTACATTTGGAAGTGCCTGAAATTGCAGATAAAGAAATCGAGATCATGGGGATCGCGCGCATTCCCGGGGATCGCGCTAAGCTAGCTCTGCGCTCGCACAATGTCCACATCGATCCCATCGGAGCGACTGTGGGGGTCAAGGGAATACGCATCAATGCGATCAGCAAAGAGCTGTGCAATGAGAGTATCGATTGCGTGCACTATAACGAAGTGCCTGAAATTTACATCGCCAACGCTCTATCACCAGCCAACATTGTTAAAATCGAATTGAGCCAAAAGACCCTAGAAGATAAGATTCAAAAAAATGCCCTAGTAACTTTGCAGGCCGATCAAAAGAGTAAAGCCATTGGCAAGAGTGGAGTCAATGTGCGTTTGGCATGCATGCTTACTGGTTATGAGATCGATTTTAATGTGTTGGCTGAGGAAGAGAGCCCTAAAAAGAGCGGTCTGAGCATGCTAGAATCCTTGTTTAAAACCCCCCCAACTCCCCCCCAATCTTAA
- a CDS encoding DNA-directed RNA polymerase subunit beta/beta' yields the protein MQYSALTQRLRADFTKMAQELEVPNLLLLQKNSYEAFLHPKGGRESGIERVFKSVFPIHDTQNRITLEYDGCEYGKSKYTVREAMERGITYSVPLKIKIRLILWEKDPKTEERLGPKDIKEQSIFIREIPLMTDRTSFIINGVERVVVNQLHRSPGVIFKEEKSTTSANKLIYTGQIIPDRGSWLYFEYDAKDTLHVRINKRRKVSATILFRALGYSKQDIIRIFYPLLKVRCVGEKYYIPFADINLDQHFDFDLKDDKGNVLVVANKKLSNKKARDLRASKIEWVEYPSDVLRNRYLAEPVLNAQGEVLLDSLTLLETSKLEKIQEAGISEFVIANDLALGHDVALIQSFLGDADALRLLRQSEKIEDESALAAIRIYKVMRPGDPVTPDVAKAYVQQLFFDPERYDLTMVGRMKMNHKLQVKVPDYVTVLTHEDIIATMKYLIKIKNGQGQIDDRDHLGNRRIRAVGELLANELHEGLMKMQKTIKDKLSTMNNALESLMPHDLVNSKTITSTILEFFMSGQLSQFMDQTNLLSEVTHKRRISALGEGGLVKDRVGFEARDVHPTHYGRICPIETPEGQNIGLINTLSTFTRVNDLGFIEAPYKKVINGKVSEEVVYLTAIQEEGQVIAPASTRIDAQGYIQDDFLETRVSGEIVMREKDKVTLMDLSSRMLVGVAASLIPFLEHDDANRALMGTNMQRQAVPLLKAETPIVGTGIESIIARDSWGSVKATRSGIVEKVDSKNIYILGEGEQTYIDAYLLQKNLRTNQNTCFNQTPIVKVGDRVQAGQIIADGPSMDSGELALGKNIRVAFMPWNGYNFEDAIVVSEKITKDDVFTSVHIYEKEVEARELKHGIEEFTADIPDVKEEEVAHLDSGGIVKIGTYVNAGMILVGKVSPKGEMKSTPEERLLRAIFGDKAGHVVNKSLYCPPSLEGVVIGVHILTKKGYEKDARAVSAYEEEKATLDIEHFDRLTMLNREELLQISALFSKEPLEESTTLNDITYPKGSKIPKDVVMEINRFGLASLAKKYRKAVQDQFEHIKTNFLEQKKILGQEHEEKLSILEKDDILPNGVIKKVKIYIATKRKLKVGDKMAGRHGNKGIVSNIVPIADMPYTADGEPVDIVLNPLGVPSRMNIGQILEVHLGLVGKQLGGQIDALLKSHTQDMLAKLRAKMLEIAHVVNIQNDSLAKMLENCPDETLLAYARDWSSGVKFAIPVFEGISEEQFKRLFELAQIDPDGKVELYDGRTGEKMKERVNVGYMYMLKLHHLVDEKVHARSTGPYSLVTQQPVGGKALFGGQRFGEMEVWALESYGAAHTLKEMLTIKSDDIKGRENAYKAVARGEHVGESEIPETFYVLTKELQSLGLEVSIFGDEVDEFGAPKPIAIKEDERPKDFSSFQLTLASPDKIREWSYGEVKKPETINYRTLKPERDGLFCMKIFGPTKDYECLCGKYKKPRYKTIGSCEKCGVAITSSKVRSFRMGHIELATPVAHIWYVNSLPSRIGTLLGIKMKDLERVLYYEAYIVQEPGEAFYDLENTKPVCKYDILNEEQFQSVARRYEDHGFVAHMGGEVIKNLLEELDLVHLLNSLKEEVKGTNSDAKKKKLIKRLKVVESFLNSGNRPEWMVLTALPVLPPDLRPLVALDGGKFAVSDVNELYRRVINRNQRLKRLMELGAPEIIVRNEKRMLQESVDALFDNGRNANAVKGANKRPLKSLSEIIKGKQGRFRQNLLGKRVDFSGRSVIVVGPNLQMDQCGLPKNMALELFKPHLLSKLEEKGFATTLKQAKRMIEQKTNEVWECLEEIVDGYPVLLNRAPTLHKQSIQAFHPKLIDGKAIQLHPLVCSAFNADFDGDQMAVHVPLSQEAITECKVLMLSSMNILLPASGKAVAVPSQDMVLGIYYLSLEKKDVLGGHKIFSGVAEVLVAIDAKELDLHAKVRVLQDRHILETTAGRLVIKSILPEFVPPHLWNKVMKKKDIGALVDFVYKEGGIGKTAQFLDNLKMLGFRYATQAGISISIEDIITPHNKAHLIENAKEQVKAIQGQSEGGHLSEQERYNKIIDIWTEVNDVMGKEMMEAIAKDKQGFNSIYMMADSGARGSATQIRQLSAMRGLMTKPDGSIIETPIISNFKEGLNVLEYFNSTHGARKGLADTALKTATAGYLTRKLIDVAQNVKVVQEDCGTHEGIEITDITVGSELIEPLEERIFGRVLVEDIIDPLTNEILLNTDTLIDEEKAKKIVEAGIKSVTIRTPITCKAHKGVCAKCYGLNLGEGKMVKPGEAVGVVAAQSIGEPGTQLTLRTFHVGGTASRSQEEREIVANNEGFVRFFNVKTYKNKEGKNIIANRRNAAILVVEPKIKAPFDGEIRIDNSHEEVVLSVLNGAQEARFVLRKSDVAKPNELAGVSGKIEGKIYLPYGSGHKVHKGGSIADIIKDSWNVPNRIPYASEITINDNDPITQDIYAKEKGVVKYYNLVDDHLERFRDIQVGAVVSEKGLFAVVADENDREAIRHYIARGSVIETGDNSPVEPKTLLVKANQEAKHLIATWDPYSTPIIADIKGKVYFQDIVPGVSVTQVEDQNTNISTMTVNDYIPNDLKPCLVIEAETGEEITYPLESKTAIMVNDGAQVEVADILAKVPKATAKSKDITGGLPRVSDIFEARKSKPKDTAILSEKDGIVSFGKAVRNKERVVIEASDGSRSEHFVDKGKKILVHPNEFVHAGEAITEGVVSSHDILRISGEKELHKYIVSEVQKVYRGQGVNIADKHIEIIVSQMLRQVRILDSGDSKFIEGDLVSKKHFREENQRVLSLKGEPAIAEPVLLGITRAAIGSDSIISAASFQETTKVLTEASIAMKKDFLEDLKENVVLGRMIPVGTGLYKDKRICLQLEEVE from the coding sequence ATGCAGTATTCAGCCTTGACTCAGCGCTTGCGTGCGGATTTCACTAAAATGGCTCAGGAGTTGGAAGTTCCCAATTTATTGCTTTTGCAGAAAAATAGCTATGAGGCTTTTCTCCACCCTAAAGGGGGGCGTGAAAGTGGGATTGAGCGGGTGTTTAAATCCGTTTTTCCCATCCACGACACCCAAAACCGCATCACTTTGGAATACGATGGGTGCGAGTATGGTAAGAGTAAGTACACAGTGCGTGAGGCGATGGAGAGAGGCATCACTTACTCTGTGCCTCTTAAAATCAAAATCCGTCTTATTTTGTGGGAAAAAGATCCCAAGACAGAGGAGAGACTAGGTCCCAAAGATATTAAGGAACAAAGTATTTTTATCCGTGAAATTCCCTTGATGACCGATCGCACTTCCTTTATCATCAATGGGGTAGAACGCGTGGTGGTTAACCAATTGCACCGCAGTCCCGGTGTGATTTTTAAAGAGGAAAAATCTACTACCAGTGCCAATAAGCTCATTTACACCGGTCAAATTATTCCCGATCGTGGCTCATGGCTCTATTTTGAATACGATGCTAAGGACACTTTACATGTGCGCATCAACAAACGCCGTAAAGTTTCTGCCACCATTCTTTTCCGTGCGTTAGGCTATAGTAAACAGGATATTATCCGTATCTTTTATCCCCTTTTAAAGGTGCGCTGTGTGGGGGAAAAATATTATATCCCCTTTGCAGATATTAATTTGGATCAACATTTTGATTTTGATCTCAAAGATGATAAGGGTAATGTGCTCGTTGTTGCCAACAAAAAACTGAGCAATAAAAAGGCTAGGGATCTTCGAGCAAGCAAGATTGAGTGGGTGGAATATCCTAGTGATGTATTGCGCAACCGCTACTTGGCCGAACCTGTTTTAAATGCACAAGGGGAGGTGTTGTTAGATAGTCTCACTCTACTAGAAACCTCCAAATTAGAAAAAATCCAAGAGGCAGGCATCAGTGAATTTGTGATCGCCAATGACTTGGCCTTAGGGCATGATGTGGCCTTGATTCAATCCTTCTTGGGCGATGCGGACGCATTGCGCTTGCTTAGACAGAGTGAAAAAATCGAGGATGAGAGTGCCTTAGCCGCTATTCGCATTTACAAAGTGATGCGCCCGGGCGATCCTGTAACCCCTGATGTAGCTAAAGCCTATGTGCAACAGCTCTTTTTTGACCCCGAGCGCTACGACTTAACCATGGTGGGGCGCATGAAAATGAATCATAAGCTCCAAGTTAAAGTGCCCGATTATGTAACCGTGCTCACCCACGAGGACATCATCGCCACCATGAAATACCTGATCAAGATTAAGAATGGACAGGGGCAGATTGACGATCGCGATCACTTGGGCAATCGTAGAATCCGTGCGGTGGGCGAACTCTTAGCTAATGAGCTCCATGAAGGCTTGATGAAAATGCAAAAAACCATCAAGGATAAATTGAGCACCATGAACAATGCTTTGGAAAGCTTGATGCCCCATGATTTAGTCAATTCCAAAACGATCACCAGCACGATTTTAGAATTTTTCATGAGCGGACAACTCTCTCAGTTTATGGATCAAACTAACTTACTCTCAGAAGTTACGCACAAACGCCGTATTTCTGCATTGGGTGAAGGGGGTTTGGTTAAGGATCGCGTGGGCTTTGAGGCTAGAGATGTGCACCCCACTCACTACGGGCGCATTTGTCCTATTGAAACCCCTGAGGGGCAAAATATCGGGTTGATCAACACCCTCTCTACCTTTACACGGGTGAATGATTTAGGTTTCATCGAAGCTCCCTATAAAAAAGTGATCAATGGTAAAGTGAGTGAGGAGGTGGTCTATTTAACCGCCATCCAAGAAGAAGGGCAGGTGATCGCTCCTGCTAGCACGCGCATAGACGCACAGGGTTATATTCAAGATGACTTTTTAGAAACCCGCGTGAGTGGGGAAATTGTCATGCGCGAAAAAGACAAGGTTACCTTGATGGATTTAAGCTCGCGCATGCTTGTGGGCGTGGCGGCCTCTCTTATTCCTTTCTTAGAACATGACGATGCTAACCGCGCCTTGATGGGGACCAACATGCAACGCCAAGCCGTGCCCCTCTTAAAAGCAGAAACTCCTATTGTGGGGACCGGCATTGAGAGCATTATTGCGCGCGATTCATGGGGAAGTGTCAAAGCAACGCGCAGTGGGATTGTAGAAAAGGTGGATTCTAAGAACATTTATATTTTAGGTGAGGGCGAGCAAACCTATATTGATGCCTACTTATTACAAAAAAATCTACGCACCAACCAAAACACCTGCTTTAACCAAACTCCCATTGTCAAGGTAGGCGATCGCGTGCAAGCTGGACAAATCATTGCTGATGGCCCTAGCATGGATTCTGGCGAATTGGCTTTAGGGAAAAATATCCGTGTGGCGTTCATGCCTTGGAATGGTTACAACTTTGAAGACGCGATCGTGGTGAGTGAAAAAATCACTAAAGACGATGTTTTTACCTCTGTGCACATCTATGAAAAAGAGGTCGAAGCGCGCGAACTCAAACATGGCATTGAGGAATTTACCGCAGACATTCCTGATGTCAAAGAGGAAGAAGTGGCGCATTTAGACAGCGGAGGGATTGTAAAAATCGGGACTTATGTCAATGCTGGGATGATTCTAGTGGGCAAAGTGTCGCCCAAAGGGGAGATGAAAAGCACGCCCGAAGAGCGTTTATTGCGCGCTATTTTTGGGGACAAGGCTGGGCATGTGGTGAACAAATCGCTTTACTGCCCTCCCTCTTTAGAAGGGGTTGTGATCGGAGTGCATATCCTTACCAAAAAAGGCTATGAAAAGGATGCGCGCGCGGTGAGTGCCTATGAGGAGGAAAAAGCCACGCTAGATATTGAACATTTCGATCGCTTGACCATGCTCAATAGAGAGGAGCTTTTGCAAATTAGCGCGCTCTTTTCTAAAGAGCCCCTAGAGGAGAGCACTACCCTCAATGACATTACTTATCCTAAAGGGAGCAAAATCCCCAAAGATGTCGTGATGGAGATCAACCGCTTTGGTTTAGCCTCTTTGGCCAAAAAATATAGGAAGGCTGTTCAAGATCAATTTGAGCACATTAAGACCAACTTCTTGGAGCAGAAAAAAATCTTAGGCCAAGAGCATGAAGAAAAGCTTTCTATTTTAGAAAAAGATGACATTCTGCCCAATGGAGTGATCAAAAAAGTTAAGATTTACATTGCCACTAAGCGCAAGCTCAAAGTGGGGGATAAAATGGCTGGACGGCACGGCAATAAGGGCATTGTGTCTAATATCGTGCCCATTGCCGACATGCCCTATACTGCCGATGGCGAACCTGTAGACATTGTGCTTAATCCTCTTGGCGTGCCAAGTCGGATGAACATTGGGCAAATCCTAGAGGTGCATTTAGGTTTAGTGGGCAAACAATTAGGTGGACAAATTGACGCGTTGCTCAAAAGTCATACTCAAGATATGCTTGCTAAATTGCGCGCCAAAATGCTTGAGATCGCCCATGTGGTCAATATCCAAAACGATAGTCTAGCCAAAATGCTAGAAAATTGCCCGGATGAAACCTTGCTTGCCTATGCGCGGGATTGGAGTTCTGGGGTGAAATTTGCTATCCCTGTTTTTGAAGGCATTAGTGAGGAACAATTCAAACGCCTCTTTGAACTCGCCCAAATTGATCCAGATGGTAAAGTAGAGCTTTATGATGGACGCACAGGTGAAAAGATGAAGGAGCGGGTCAATGTGGGCTACATGTACATGCTCAAACTCCACCACCTTGTAGATGAAAAAGTGCATGCTAGAAGCACAGGACCTTATTCTTTGGTAACCCAGCAACCCGTAGGAGGTAAAGCGCTCTTTGGAGGCCAACGCTTCGGGGAGATGGAGGTTTGGGCTTTAGAATCCTATGGAGCAGCCCATACCCTCAAAGAGATGCTTACCATTAAGTCTGATGATATTAAAGGACGCGAAAACGCCTATAAAGCCGTAGCGCGGGGCGAACATGTGGGCGAGTCTGAAATCCCTGAGACTTTTTATGTGCTCACTAAAGAGCTGCAATCTCTAGGCCTAGAAGTTAGTATTTTTGGGGATGAAGTCGATGAATTTGGCGCGCCCAAGCCCATTGCCATCAAAGAAGACGAACGCCCCAAAGATTTTAGCTCTTTCCAACTCACCTTAGCTAGTCCGGATAAAATCAGGGAGTGGAGTTATGGGGAGGTCAAAAAGCCTGAAACCATCAATTATCGCACCCTCAAGCCCGAGCGGGATGGGTTGTTTTGTATGAAAATCTTTGGACCTACCAAAGATTATGAGTGCTTGTGTGGGAAGTATAAAAAGCCTCGCTATAAGACCATTGGAAGCTGTGAAAAATGTGGCGTGGCGATCACCAGCTCTAAGGTGCGCTCTTTCCGTATGGGGCATATTGAGCTAGCCACTCCCGTAGCGCACATTTGGTATGTCAATTCACTACCTAGCCGTATTGGCACGCTCTTGGGCATCAAAATGAAAGACCTAGAGCGCGTGCTCTATTATGAGGCTTATATTGTGCAAGAACCCGGAGAGGCTTTCTATGATTTAGAGAACACCAAACCGGTATGCAAATATGACATTCTCAATGAAGAGCAGTTTCAAAGTGTCGCGCGACGTTATGAAGATCATGGTTTTGTAGCCCATATGGGAGGGGAGGTGATTAAAAACCTGCTTGAGGAATTGGATTTGGTGCATCTACTCAATAGCCTCAAAGAAGAAGTCAAGGGCACAAATTCAGATGCCAAGAAAAAGAAGCTCATCAAACGCCTTAAAGTCGTAGAAAGCTTTTTAAATTCCGGCAATCGCCCCGAGTGGATGGTGCTCACTGCTCTGCCAGTCTTGCCTCCGGATCTGCGTCCTCTAGTAGCACTAGATGGGGGTAAATTTGCTGTGAGTGATGTTAATGAATTGTACCGCCGTGTGATCAACCGCAACCAACGCTTGAAACGCCTTATGGAGCTGGGCGCGCCAGAAATTATCGTGCGTAATGAAAAGCGTATGTTGCAAGAAAGCGTGGACGCGCTCTTTGATAACGGGCGCAATGCTAATGCAGTTAAAGGTGCGAACAAACGCCCTCTTAAATCCCTCTCAGAAATCATTAAGGGGAAACAAGGGCGTTTCCGCCAAAACTTACTAGGTAAGCGCGTGGATTTCTCAGGGCGTAGCGTCATCGTGGTAGGTCCCAATTTACAAATGGATCAATGTGGTTTGCCCAAAAACATGGCACTAGAACTCTTTAAACCACATTTGCTCTCCAAATTGGAAGAAAAGGGCTTTGCAACCACCCTCAAACAAGCTAAACGCATGATCGAGCAGAAAACCAATGAGGTTTGGGAGTGCTTAGAGGAAATTGTAGATGGCTACCCTGTCTTGCTCAACCGCGCGCCCACTCTGCACAAACAATCCATTCAAGCTTTCCACCCTAAACTCATTGATGGCAAGGCGATCCAGTTGCACCCGTTGGTGTGTTCTGCCTTTAATGCGGACTTTGATGGCGACCAAATGGCCGTGCATGTGCCCTTAAGCCAAGAGGCGATCACAGAATGTAAGGTCTTGATGCTCAGTTCCATGAATATTCTCTTACCTGCAAGTGGTAAGGCTGTGGCTGTGCCAAGCCAAGACATGGTGCTTGGGATCTATTATCTCTCCTTAGAAAAAAAGGATGTGTTGGGCGGACACAAAATCTTTTCTGGCGTGGCGGAGGTCTTAGTAGCCATTGATGCCAAAGAATTGGATTTACATGCTAAAGTGCGGGTTTTGCAAGACCGCCATATTCTTGAAACCACGGCAGGCCGTTTAGTCATTAAATCTATTCTACCTGAGTTTGTTCCACCCCATTTGTGGAATAAGGTGATGAAGAAAAAAGACATAGGCGCTTTGGTAGATTTTGTCTATAAAGAAGGAGGGATCGGCAAAACAGCGCAGTTCTTGGATAATTTGAAAATGCTAGGTTTCCGCTACGCCACTCAAGCGGGAATCTCGATCTCCATAGAGGACATTATTACACCCCACAACAAAGCGCATTTGATAGAAAATGCTAAAGAGCAGGTTAAGGCGATTCAAGGGCAGTCTGAGGGGGGACATTTAAGCGAACAGGAACGCTACAATAAAATCATCGACATTTGGACAGAAGTGAACGATGTGATGGGTAAAGAAATGATGGAGGCTATCGCTAAGGATAAACAAGGCTTTAACTCCATTTATATGATGGCTGATAGTGGCGCGCGTGGTTCGGCAACACAAATCAGACAACTTTCAGCAATGCGTGGATTAATGACCAAACCAGATGGTAGCATTATTGAAACCCCTATTATTTCTAACTTTAAAGAGGGCTTGAATGTGTTGGAGTATTTTAACTCCACGCACGGGGCGCGCAAAGGGCTAGCAGATACCGCGTTAAAAACTGCCACTGCGGGGTATTTGACTCGTAAACTCATCGATGTTGCCCAAAATGTCAAGGTCGTTCAAGAGGATTGTGGCACACATGAAGGCATTGAAATCACGGATATTACTGTGGGGAGCGAGCTCATCGAGCCTTTAGAAGAGCGCATTTTTGGGCGGGTTTTAGTTGAAGACATCATCGATCCCCTCACCAATGAAATTTTGCTCAATACAGATACTCTAATTGATGAGGAAAAGGCTAAGAAAATTGTAGAAGCGGGCATTAAATCTGTAACCATCCGCACCCCTATTACCTGTAAAGCGCATAAAGGCGTGTGCGCTAAGTGCTATGGCTTGAATTTGGGTGAGGGCAAGATGGTCAAACCCGGGGAAGCTGTGGGCGTAGTGGCCGCTCAATCCATCGGCGAGCCCGGAACTCAGCTCACATTGCGCACTTTCCACGTAGGTGGAACCGCATCGCGTAGCCAAGAGGAGCGCGAAATCGTGGCCAATAATGAAGGCTTTGTGCGCTTCTTTAATGTCAAGACTTACAAAAACAAAGAGGGAAAAAATATCATTGCTAATCGCCGTAACGCAGCGATTCTTGTGGTAGAACCCAAGATCAAGGCTCCCTTTGATGGCGAAATCCGCATTGATAACTCTCATGAAGAAGTGGTCTTAAGCGTGCTCAATGGAGCGCAAGAAGCGCGTTTTGTATTGCGCAAAAGCGATGTGGCTAAACCCAATGAGTTAGCTGGGGTGAGCGGTAAAATCGAGGGTAAAATCTACCTCCCCTATGGCAGTGGTCATAAAGTGCACAAGGGGGGCAGTATCGCTGATATTATTAAAGATAGTTGGAATGTGCCCAACCGCATCCCCTACGCCTCAGAGATCACGATTAATGATAACGATCCAATCACTCAGGATATCTACGCTAAAGAAAAAGGCGTGGTGAAATATTACAACCTTGTAGACGATCACTTGGAGCGCTTCAGGGATATTCAAGTGGGGGCAGTGGTTTCTGAAAAAGGGCTTTTTGCGGTGGTAGCTGATGAAAACGATCGCGAGGCGATCCGCCACTATATCGCCCGCGGTTCTGTCATTGAAACAGGTGATAATAGTCCTGTAGAGCCCAAGACATTGCTAGTAAAAGCCAATCAGGAGGCAAAACATCTCATTGCCACTTGGGACCCTTATAGCACGCCCATTATTGCGGATATAAAAGGTAAAGTGTATTTTCAAGATATCGTTCCTGGAGTAAGTGTAACTCAGGTTGAGGATCAAAACACTAATATTAGCACCATGACCGTCAATGACTATATCCCCAATGATCTAAAACCATGTTTGGTGATTGAGGCAGAAACAGGGGAGGAAATCACCTACCCTCTCGAGTCCAAAACTGCTATTATGGTCAATGATGGGGCGCAGGTAGAAGTAGCAGATATTTTGGCTAAAGTGCCCAAAGCTACGGCTAAGTCTAAGGATATTACCGGTGGTTTGCCCCGTGTTTCAGATATTTTTGAGGCGCGCAAAAGTAAGCCTAAAGACACCGCAATTCTCTCTGAAAAAGATGGGATCGTGAGCTTTGGTAAAGCTGTGCGCAATAAAGAGCGGGTGGTGATCGAAGCTAGCGATGGAAGTCGTTCAGAACATTTTGTAGATAAAGGCAAGAAAATTTTGGTCCACCCCAACGAATTTGTGCACGCGGGTGAGGCGATCACAGAGGGGGTGGTGAGCAGTCATGACATCTTGCGCATTAGTGGAGAGAAAGAGTTGCACAAATATATTGTCAGCGAAGTGCAAAAGGTGTATCGCGGTCAGGGAGTGAACATTGCAGACAAGCACATCGAAATCATCGTTTCACAAATGTTGCGCCAAGTGCGTATCTTAGACAGCGGGGATAGTAAGTTTATTGAGGGGGATTTGGTGAGCAAGAAGCACTTTAGGGAAGAAAACCAACGCGTTTTATCTCTCAAAGGAGAGCCCGCCATTGCCGAACCTGTTTTGCTTGGGATCACGCGTGCGGCCATTGGGAGCGATAGCATTATTTCTGCGGCTAGCTTCCAAGAAACCACTAAAGTGCTCACAGAGGCTAGTATCGCTATGAAAAAGGACTTCTTGGAGGACTTGAAAGAAAATGTAGTTTTAGGGCGCATGATTCCTGTGGGCACAGGACTTTATAAGGATAAGCGTATCTGTCTCCAACTCGAAGAAGTAGAGTGA
- a CDS encoding HP0729 family protein — protein MIFNLLLLYNPFYKKDVIELHLEILKKEKRVAFGKIRSKSKDKEHKFLQTLQDIYKNVNSTNFLQLFLTDWDNLFVAKVEAVQSHLDQVRAPDYYQKEKHDVEAWFIVTDLRELERNNFIVVRDKHLPKFTTPNYGDHTFRLYGNDYDYPLIINMKEPHNYFERQEKFYPNVFKTQNFRNTKQSLIDVNLGVSAYSLHYESLDNIVYAELEYQANKQDPLYDFSTMLVKYSKVLEQESYLLIKDLIGFLSTIEPAILNVDCSLKHKKVTLEDIWQCKNVFKKDIDFKACQDLLRHRSFYDLKEKLPPFSASFALEQLPNELEKFAKIRNEGVHARAITLQEAQLTRSQILGVAIDQKTIKIPNSLVKNMLQVRHEIKPPSPPSSSTQKPSLAPQKPTLASSKPVPAKFKSKNPQTMHIVIRNR, from the coding sequence ATGATTTTCAATTTGCTTCTTCTTTATAACCCTTTTTACAAAAAAGATGTGATCGAGTTGCACTTAGAGATCCTCAAAAAGGAAAAAAGGGTAGCTTTTGGCAAGATTCGTTCCAAGTCTAAAGACAAGGAACATAAATTCCTCCAAACCTTGCAAGATATTTATAAAAATGTGAACAGCACGAATTTTTTGCAACTTTTCTTAACAGATTGGGACAATCTTTTTGTGGCTAAGGTGGAGGCGGTACAAAGCCATTTAGATCAAGTCAGAGCTCCTGACTATTATCAAAAGGAAAAACACGATGTAGAGGCGTGGTTTATCGTAACGGATTTAAGAGAGTTAGAGCGCAATAATTTTATTGTGGTGCGTGATAAGCATTTGCCTAAGTTCACCACGCCCAATTATGGCGATCACACTTTTAGACTTTATGGGAACGATTATGACTACCCCCTAATCATTAATATGAAAGAGCCTCATAATTATTTTGAGAGGCAGGAAAAATTTTATCCCAATGTGTTTAAAACCCAGAATTTTAGAAACACCAAACAATCTTTGATCGATGTCAACTTAGGGGTATCCGCCTACAGCCTGCACTATGAAAGCTTGGATAACATCGTTTATGCTGAATTGGAGTATCAGGCCAATAAACAAGACCCTCTTTATGATTTTAGCACCATGCTTGTCAAGTATTCCAAGGTGTTAGAACAAGAATCTTATCTTTTAATTAAAGATCTCATCGGATTTTTAAGCACGATCGAACCAGCGATTTTAAATGTAGATTGCTCACTAAAGCATAAAAAAGTAACGCTAGAAGACATATGGCAATGCAAGAATGTTTTTAAAAAGGACATTGATTTTAAAGCATGCCAAGATCTTTTAAGACACCGCAGTTTTTATGATTTGAAAGAAAAGTTACCCCCATTTAGTGCTTCCTTTGCCCTAGAACAACTGCCCAATGAGCTTGAGAAGTTTGCTAAGATTCGCAATGAAGGCGTGCACGCTCGAGCTATTACACTCCAAGAAGCCCAACTCACAAGAAGTCAAATTTTAGGCGTAGCAATCGATCAGAAGACAATAAAAATTCCTAATAGCTTGGTTAAAAACATGCTCCAAGTCCGCCATGAAATTAAGCCTCCATCTCCACCATCCTCTTCCACTCAAAAACCCTCTCTAGCACCCCAAAAACCTACACTCGCCTCTTCAAAGCCAGTGCCCGCTAAATTTAAATCTAAAAATCCTCAGACAATGCATATTGTCATACGCAATCGATAA